The genomic interval CATACCCAGCTGGGGGGCGGCATCCTGCTCGATGAGGCGTCGGGCTTCGCGATGATCGACGCCCTCGCGGACCGCGAGTATCTCGAACTGCTGCTCGATCCTGCGCGTCCCCAGCCGCTGCAAGGCGTGCGGGCACTGCCCTTCTGACGGCCGGAACCACGGGAAGCGGCGCTTGAAGTGGCGTTGGCGGGGGTGCCTTGCTTCCGTCAACGGTCCGGACTGGCCGGTGAAGTGTGGCCGTGTTGACAAGGCCCGGAGCCGCCGCTATCCTTAACCCCGCTGCTTTTTGCGGCGAGCGCGGATGGTCCGGTAGTGTAGCGGTTAGCATAACTGCCTGTCACGCAGTAGGTCGCGGGTTCAAATCCCGTCCGGACCGCCAAGGTTCCCCCAGCGGGAACGCGGCTAGGTAGCTCAGCTGGTAGAGCAAACGACTGAAAATCGTTGGGTCGCCGGTTCAAGTCCGGCCCTGGCCACCAAGAGGAACCCCGTCCACGTGCGGGGTTCTTTCTCTTTGGACCCGGCGTGGCCGCCTCTGCCTCGGTGTGCCTCTGCGGCGCGTCCTGCCATATCCGGGTCGCTGTTGAGGCGGAACCGTGCTCGGGAGCGACCTCTTCTCAAGTGGGAGCGCGCAGACCAGCAAAAGAAAGACAGGGCTGGCGCGCTCCCCGGCGGCGAGCTAGACTGAACGGCTGAATGCGCCCGGCGCCTCTGTGCCTGTGGTTGAGGGACAGGAGCGCGACGGACGAAAAGGGGTTTTACCATGGCCGAAAAGGATATCGACAAGTTGCTTTCCCTGACCGACAGCAAGTACCGCCTGTCGGTGGTCACTGCCAAGCGCGCCCTGCAACTGCGCTCGGGAGCGCCCAGCGTGTTGCCGGTCGAGCAGCGCGTCCGCACCCACAACCTCGTCACCCAGGCCATGCGCGAGCTGGCGACCGGCAAGCTCACCGTGGGCACCGAGCTGATGGACGAGGGCCGTTTTCATCAGGATTACGTGCGCCAGAAGCAGGCGCAGCTGCAAGCGCAGCTCAACGCCGAGCGTGAGCGCGAACGCGACTGAGCTTCCCTGAGCGCGCGACAGGAGGGACACCGCGAACTTCGGCGGTGTCCCTCTCTGTGTCGGCGCGGGCTTTGGCCCTTCCCGTCTACTTGGCCGCGTCGCCCAGCAGACTGCTGGCCGTGACGCCGCTGACCAGCGCCTCGCGGATGCCCTGCGCGATGCCCAGCGCGACCCGGTCGAGGTAGTTGGCGTCTTTGAGGTTCAGGCCGTCGACCGGGTGGCTGGCGTAGCCGATCTCGACCAGGGCAGCGGGAATGCGGCTGTTGCGCAGCACGGCCAGCGAGCGGTTGCTGCGCAGGCCGCGCGAGAACGCGCCCGTGGTCTCCACCATGTTCTTTTGCAGCAGCCCGGCGAGGGTGCTCGACAGCGGGTGGTTGGGGTTCCACCAGGTTTCCACCCCGTAACCGCGCAGGGCCGTGCTGGCGTCCATCGCGTTGACGTGGATGCTCACGAACAGCTGGGTGCCGGGCGTGCCCATCCCGGCGCGCAGTTCCAGATCGGTGTTCTTGCTGGGATGCAGCTCGCGGTCGCTGTCGCGGGTCAGCACCGCGTCCACGCCCGCCGCCTTCAGCAGGTTGCGCACCCGCAGCGCCACGTCGAGGTTGACCTGCTTCTCGGTCACTGCGGCCACGGCGCCGGGGTCTTTGCCGCCGTGCCCCGGGTCGATCACCACGCGCGGCTGCACCAGGTTCGCGCTGAAGGCCAGAATCGCCGTGCCGCGCGTGACGGGGGTGGGCGGCACTGCCGCCAGCGTGCGCTCGCGCGCGGTCAGCGGCGTGAGGTCGGCCAGCGCGGGCGAGAGGTCAATGGCGAGGCGCGACAGGCGGCTTCCCTCCAGCGGAGGCACCAGCAGGGCGCGCCAGCCGCTGCGCTCGGTCAGCGGCGTGCCGGTCAGCAGGGTGACGTTGACGCCCGTGGCGGTCGGCTCGTAGCGCCACCCGCGCACCTCCGGGCTGACGTTTTGGGCGTTCAGGGCGCTGGCGGTCACGCCGCTCAGCTCCACCCGCAGGCCGATCCCGCCGGGAACCAGCCGGTAGCTGGCGCCCGGCGGCAGGTCCAGCACCAGGCGCGTCAGGCCGGGATTCTTGCCCACCCGGGGCGCGCCCAGCGGCGCGGCGCCCTGGGCCGGTCCCGCGGCGCGGCCCGCCAGCGCGCTGGGCTTGTTGGTGTCCTGCCCGGGCAGCGCCGGAGCCGGGGGCGGCAGCGTCCCCCGGGCCGCCGGGGCCACCGTGTCTCCCGGCGGCAGGTGGTCCCCGGCCAGCGCGGGGGCGGCGGGCGCCGGGGCGCTGGGGGCGGCGCTGGCCGCCACTCGGGGCGCCGCAGGAGCCGCCGCCACGCTGGGGGTCGAGAGGGTCCGCACCAGCGCCCGCAGCGAGGCGCTCGCGCCGCCCGAGAGTGTCGGACCGAACTCCACGATCAGCACCCGCGTTCCCGAGGCCAGGGTCGCCTCGCTGGCCCGCCAGCCCTCGGTCAGAGACAGCGGAAAGGGGGTCACCAGCGTCACGCTGCCCCCCCCCGCCCGGTACTCGCTGACGCTGGCCCCCAGCCGCGAGGTCACCGCCGGAAGCACCCGCGCCCCCCGCACGTCCAGCCGCAGGCCCCCAAACGTCGGCGTGAGGGTGTAGGTCACGCCCGTGGGCAGGTCGAACACCACCCGCGTCTGGCTGCCGTCGCTGCTGCTGCGCGGCGAGCCGAACGCCGCGCTCGACACGCCCGTCAGGCTGTTGAGGCTGGCGGCCGGAGCTGGGGCCGCTGCCTGAGGCGCCACCGCCGGGCCACGCAGGCTGGGCCGCGTCTGGGCTGGGGCCGCCCGCTGAAAGGGATCACTCTGGGCAGAGGCGCCGGAACCCGCCCCACCGCATAGCAGGATGGATGAGAGCAAGATGACATGCGGCTTCATTTGGGTCCATAGTGTACCGATTCCGTGTGAGAAAGGCACTGTTCGGCTCATGAGTTCAGCTCCGGAAGATAGGCAGATGGGGCCAATCGGCAAAGGGCGAGCAAGGATGCATGAGATATACCCGGTCCCTATGACAAGAGTCTTACAGACAAGCAGAAGGGCATGGTTGTACGGCAGAGGCCGCGACTGTTGAGCTGTGGGAGTGGCCCGGCCGGGGAACCTGCCCCCGTCAAGGCCCGGCGCCACTGACCCGCACCCAGCCCCCGGCCTAGACTCTGGGCATGACCGCGTCCGCCGACCCTGCCCCCCATATTCATCTGCCGGACGGCTCGTGCTGCGCGCCCAGTGCCGATAACAAGCCCAGATTCGCGCACCTGCACCAGCACACCCAGTACAGCCTCCTCGACGGCGCGGCGAAGCTCAAGGACCTCCTGAAGTGGGTCAAGGAGGTCACGCCGAATGACCCCGCCTGCGCCATGACCGACCACGGCAACATGCATGGGGCGGTCCACTTCTACAACTACGCCCAGGCAGCGGGCGTCAAGCCGATCCTGGGCTACGAGGCGTATGTCGTTCCCGGCCAGGGCACGAGGCGCGACAAGAAGCCCGGCGTCAGCGGCGAGAAGGGCATCTTCCACCTGACGCTGCTGGCCCGCGACTTCGAGGGCTACCAGAACCTCTGCCGCCTGAGTTCGCGCGGGTACACCGAGGGGTACTACTACAAGCCCCGCATCGACCACGAACTCTTGCAGGAGCACCACAAAGGGGTCATCGCCTTTTCCGGCTGCCTGGGGTCGGAGGTGCAGCAGCTTCTGCTCCAGGGCCGCGAGGACGACGCCAAGCAGCGCCTGCTGTGGTACCGCGACCTCTTCGGCGAGAACTACTTCATCGAGATTCAGGACCACGGCCTGCCCGAGCAGCGGAAGAACAACCCCATCCTGAAGGCGTGGGCGCAGGAACTCGGCATCGGGATGGTCGCCACGAACGACGGGCACTACGTCAAGAAGACCGACGCGACCGCCCACGAGACGCTGCTCGCCATCCAGACCAAGGCCACCCTGGCCGACGAGAACCGCTTCAAGTTCCCCTGCGACGAGTTCTACGTGAAGGGCCTGGACGAGATGCAGGCGGCCCTTCCGGTGAGCGAGTGGGGCGAGGAGCCGTTCGACAACACGGCCCATATCGCGTCCATCTGCAACGTGGACCTGCCCGTCGGCAAGAAGCGCGTCTACCAGATGCCCGCCCTGCCCATCCCGGAAGGGCGCACGATGGCCGAGGAACTGCGGGTGCATACGTACCGGGGGACGGTCAAACGCTACCCGGCACACGCGACGGAAAGCCTGCTGCGCGACTATGCCCAGCGGTCGCTGGAGGCGCTGGGTGCGGAGGACAAGGCCAAGGTCCTCTCCAGGGTCAAAGGCTGCGACGCCACCACCTGCGACCTCGAAACGCTCCTCACCCTTCTCGCCTTCATGGGGAGCGAGTGGGAGGCGCGCGGCAAGGCGGCGGGGGAGAAATACACCAAGTACCCGGCGCTGGAGGTCATGGAAGCGCAGGCCGAGGCAGGCCAGCTGCCCCCCTACGCCCACGAGGACTGCCGCAAGGCCCGCCAGGGGGACAGCGACACCGCCATCGAACTCGACCCCACGGCGGACGGCGAGGAGACGACCAAGGCCCACCACACCCACGCCCTCGTCATCCTGCGCCGCGCCGAGTATGAACTCTCGGTCATCAACAACATGGGTTTTCCCGACTACTTCCTGATCGTCGCCGACTACATCAACTGGGCGAAGGACCAGGGCATCAGCGTGGGGCCGGGGCGCGGGTCGGGCGCCGGGTCGCTCGTCGCCTACGCGATTCGCATCACCAACCTCGACCCCCTGGAATTCGAGCTGCTGTTCGAGCGCTTCCTGAACCCCGACCGCATCTCGATGCCCGACTTCGACATCGACTTCAACGACGCCCGGCGCGGCGAGGTCATCGGCTACGTGCAGCAGAAGTACGGCGACGACAAGGTCGCGCAGATCGCCACCTTCGGGACGATGGCGAGCAAGGCGTGCCTCAAGGACGTGGCGCGCGTGATGGGCCTGGAATACGCCAAGGTGGACAAGGTCTCCAAGCTGATCCCGATCAAGTTCGGCAAGTCCTACTCGCTGGAGCAGGCCCGCGACGCGGTGCCCGACATCCAGCAGATGCTGGCGGAAGACGCGCAGCTTCTGGAGGCCTACGAGTTCGCGCAGAAGCTCGAAGGCCTGACCCGGCACGCCTCCGTCCACGCGGCGGGGGTGGTGATCGGCCGCGACCAGCTCACCGACCTCGTGCCCGTCATGCGCGACACCTCCGGCGAGGGCATGGTCTGCCAGTACGACATGAAGGCCGTGGAGGACATCGGCCTGATCAAGATGGACTTCCTGGGGCTGCGGACCCTGTCTTTTCTCGACGAGGCCAAGCGGATCATGCGCGAGTCGCAGAAGATCGAGATCGACTTCGACGCGATCCCCTTCGACGACGCCCGGACCTACGAGTTGATGAGCCGGGGCGACACCAAAGGCGTTTTCCAGCTCGAAGGCGCGGGCATCGCGGACGCCTCCCGCCGCCTCAAGCCCCGCCGATTGGCCGACATCATCGCCCTCTCGGCCCTCTACCGCCCCGGCCCGATGGAGAACATCCCCACCTACGTGCGCCGCCACCACGGGGTCGAGGAAGTCGATTACGTCAAGGACGGCTTTTCCAACTCGGCGCAGTGGCTGGAAAAGATCCTGGCCGAAACCTACGGCATCCCCGTCTATCAGGAGCAGATCATGCAGATCGCCTCCGAGGTGGCCGGGTTTAGCTTGGGCGGCGCCGACCTCTTGCGGCGGGCGATGGGGAAAAAAGACGCGCAGGAGATGCAGCGTCAGCGGCAGATTTTCGTGGACGGGGCCGAAAAGAACGGGGTGCCGCAGGATGAGGGCAACAGACTCTTTGATTTGCTGGATGCCTTTGCAAATTACGGATTTAATAAATCACATTCAGCCGCATATGGTGTAATTACATATCAAACCGCGTGGCTAAAAGCAAACTATCCAGTCGAATTTATGGCGGCACTTTTAACTGTAGAGCGCCGCGACTCCGACAAGGTGGCCGAGTACGTCAGTGACGCCCGCAAGATGGACGTGCGGGTGTTGCCGCCCGACATCAACCGTTCCGCCGCCGACTTCGCGGTGCAGGGCGAGGAAATCCTCTTCGGGCTGTACGCGATCAAGGGGCTGGGCGAAGCGGCGGTGCAAAAAATTCTGGAGGAACGTCAGCGGGCCGGAGAGTTCCGGTCGCTGGCCGACTTCTGCTCGCGCCTGGGCAACAAGGTCTGCAACCGCAAGGCGATGGAGTCCCTCATCAAGTCGGGGGCCTTTGACCGCTTCGGCGAGCGGCGGCAACTGATGGAGAGCCTGGAGGACGCCGTGGAGGACGCCGCCGGAGCCGCCGAGATCAATGCCCGCGCCCAGAGCGGCATGAGCATGATGTTCGGCGTGGACGAGGTGAAAAAGGAACGTCCCCTGCGCGCGGGAGTCGACCCCTACACCGACCTTCAGCGCCTCGCCATCGAGAAAGAATCGCTGGGCCTCTACATCTCCGGGCACCCGCTGGAGCAGCACGAGGGTCTGCGCGAGGCCGCGAGCTGCCGCATTTCCGACCTGGACGCCTGGTTCACGACCCAGAACGTCGCGCCGGGCAAGCGGGTCAAGGCGGTGCTCGCGGGCATGATCGAGAGCGTGGTCAAAAAGCCCACCAAGTCGGGGGGCATGATGGCCCGCTTCATCCTAGCGGACGAGTCGGGGCAGACCGAACTGGTCGCCTTTTCCCGCGCCTACGACCGCATTCAGGAGAAGCTGGTCAACGACACGCCCGCGCTGGTGATCGTCGAGCTGGAATCCGAGGACGGCGGCCTGCGCGCGATCGCCGAGGAAGTGGTCAGCGTCGAGCAACTGGGCGAGGTGCCCAAGGTCATGTACGTGACCATCGACCTGGAGACGGCCAGCCCCGACGCCGTGGGCGAGTTCCAGAGCGTGCTGGACGAACACGCCGGGTCCATGCCCACCTACCTGCGGCTGGAGACGCCCGAGCAGTTCGTGCTGTACCAGCTCGACCACAACATGGGCAGCCCCGACGCCATCCGCGCCCTGAACAGCACCTTCCCCTGGGCCGACGCCTACCTCGCCTACGACCAGGGCACCATCCTGAGCCGCTTCGCACCCAAGCCGCCCGCGTGGATGAATAAGCAGGGGGGGCGGGGGATGCAGGCGTAAAGGAGTCGTTTAGAGTGGCGAGTACAAATAAATTTGGACTCAGTAGATATATACCTGCTGAAGTGGAAAGAGAAGTCAGGAAACGCTCTGGTTTCGGATGCATAATATGTGGAAGAATTTTCTGTGACTATCACCACCTCGAAGAATTTTCTACCGTAACAGAGCATGATCCAAGTAAAATAGTATTGTTATGCAAAGAGCATCACGGTGATGTCACTAATTCGAATCCGGCTAACAGGAGAATATCCAATGAGACTCTTGAGAAATATATTCGCTCACCGTATGGAATCACAAAAGGACATAATAGATGGGAGAGCGTAACAGACATAAAAGGTTTGCGTTTGGGCAATTTCTTTTTTGAGAATACTAAAATAATACTGAGAATAGATGGCAGGAACATAATCTCGATTTGCGGAGCAGACGATTTTTTTCCTTCTGCAAGCTTAAACGCAATATTTTTTGATCATGAGGGGAGAGAAGTATTAAGAGTGGAGAGGAATTTGATAAAGGGCAATACGGACTCTTGGGACTTTCAGAGCACTGGAAACCTAATCACTATTAATAACAGCTCCAAAGATATCGCGCTATCCGTAAGATTTGGCAGTGACGGTGTGGCAGTTGTTGAAAGATTAAAGATGCGTTACATGGATAGTATAATAGAGATTACGCCAAATGGTTCTATGATTGCCAAGTTTGGATGTGAAGCTTCCGCGTCCATAACTTTAGTAAGTGAAGCTAAAGTAACTGGAGCCGATGTTGCAGTTGAAGTAAAAGAAGGGTCTATGATGATCGGGAGATCTGAAAGAACATTGTATGCCAAAGGAGCCTCTAGGGTTGGTTTTAGGCCCGCTGGAACGAGGAGGCAGACATCTGACGCCGGTATTGAAAAAGAACCTATCAATCATAGCCGTCAAAAAGAACCGAATAGACTAGATTTCAAAGGCATGTCTGGCGGATTAAAAATTGATATAGAGGGTCTAGAATATTCTAGGGGTATGACACCTATAAAGCTTGACAAAAAATCTGTTCAGATAGGTGTTCCTACTAGGAGCGAGCACGGAAATAATAGTATGTACGTAAAGAAATTAGAGATCTCTGGAGAATAATATTTAGGTTCATAACGTCCAGGTGAAGACGCGCGGATTTTTTACGCCCTCTTCCCACCCGTCAAAGGATTCCGCCCCAGCACCGCCGTCACCAGCACCAGCCCGGCGAAGCCCCCGATAATCACTTTCTGGGCTGGTTTGCCGTAGAAGAAGGCGAAGAAGCCCACCATCGCTCCGACAAAGCCTGCCACCAGCCGTTCCTCGGGTTTCATCTGCTCATGTGTCATGGCCGCATTCGACCTGTCCAGCGCTGCGGCGAACGCGCCCCCGCTCACTGTGTGGGGACGCGCTCAAGGGGGAAGGGCTTTTTCCCGGTGCTAGGCGAACTGCCGCTTCATCAGCATGATCTTGAGTTCGTGGGGGCTGGTGGCCGACTGGAGGGCGTCTTCCTCGGTCATCAGGTCGTCTTCGACAAGTTGGGCGAGGTGCTGGTCGAAGGTGTGCATGCCGCGCGCGCCGCCTTCTTGCAGGGCCTGTTTGATCTCGTCGGTGCGCTCGGGGTCCTTGACGCACTCGCGGACGGTGGGCGTGCCCAGCAGGATTTCCATGCCCAGCACCCGGCCCCCGCCCTTGCGCGGCAGCAGACGCTGGCTGACCACGCCGACCAGACTTTCCGAGAGGCCCAGGCGAATCTGGTCGCGCTCGTGTGGGGCGAAGAAATCGATGATGCGGTTGACCGTGCGGATCGCGTCCTGGGTGTGCAGGGTGGAAAAGACGAGGTGGCCCGTCTGCGCGGCGGAGAGGGCGGCTTCCACCGTCTCCTTGTCGCGCATCTCGCCGATCAATATCACGTCGGGGTCCTGGCGCATGGACGCCCGCAGACCGGCGGCGAAAGTCAGGGTGTCGGTGCCCAGTTCGCGCTGCGAGATCATGGCGGTCTTGTCGCGGTGCAGGATCTCGATGGGGTCTTCGAGGGTCACGATGTTGACCGGACTGGTCGCGTTGATGTGGTCGAGCAGGGAAGCCAGCGTGGTCGTCTTGCCCGAGCCGGTGGGGCCGGTGACCAGGACCAGCCCGCGCTCGTGGGCGGCGAGCGCCCCGAAGGTGGAGACCGGCAGGCCCAGGTCGGCAAAGGACGGAATGGGCTTGTCCTCGATCACGCGCATGATCAGCCCGACGGTGCCGCGCTGGTGGTAGGCGTTGACCCGGAAGCGGGCGACGCCCGGCACCCCGTAGGCAAAGTCGGCGTCGCGGCGCTGGGCGAAATCCTCCCACAACCCGGGGCGGGTCATCATCTCGCGGGCGAACAGCTCGACGTGCTCGGGATTCAGGCGGTCTTCCCCGAAGCGGACGATGTCGCCGTTGACCCGCGCGGCGGGGGCGCTGCCCGCCCGCAGGTGAATGTCACTGGCTCCCGACTGCACCATCACGCCCAGCAGGGCCTGTAAGACGCTCATGCCCGCGACTCTAGGGGCGGGCCTCTTACAGATTTACTGCCGGGTGCCCGGCGCCCCCATGACCGGCGCCCCCGGCACCCGCAGATGCACGGTCTCGCCCACCAGCCCCAGCGCCTGCAAACGCGCGGCGATCAATGAGCGGTGGCACGTCTCCGGGTCGGCCTCGTAACACAGCAGGCAGGTCCGCTCCTGCGCCGCGAGGGCGCCGAGCTGCTCCAGCGCTTCGCCCTGGGCGGCGAGGTGCGCGTGGTAGCCGCGCTCCAGCAGCGCGAAATCGTGCTCCAGCCGGTACGCCTTGCGCAGGCTGGGTGGCGTGCCCAGCGGCCGCAGGTGCGTGTAGCCGATGCCCTGCTCCTCCAGCGCCCGGCTCAGGGCGGTCTTGCTGTAGCCCGGGCGGCGGCTCTGGGCGCGCTCGCGGGTGTCCACCAGCCGGGTCACGCCCGCCGCGCGCAGGGTGTTCAGAAAGTCGGCCAGCTGGGCACCTTCGTAGCCGACGGTCAGCAGGGCAGGGGGGGAGATCATGCGGGTCAGGGTAAGGGCAGGCCGCCGCGCGGAAGGTGGCCGCCTGCCCTTCCCCGCCCGGGTCTACTCGCCCAGCGCCTTCACGTCCTTGGCACCGCGCAGCCGGCGGCTTTCGAGGTCGGCGTGCTGGGTGAGGTAGCGCAGCCAGGCTTTGGGGGTCAGCTCGCCCAGGCCGTTGTGTTCGACCGTCAGGCCGTCTTGGGGGGGCGCGGCGGCGAGTTGCCGGGCGAGGTCCACCGTCTGCGACCGCGTCTGCGAGAGCAGGTCCTGAAGCTCGCGCAGGGTCGTGCCCGCGCCCGGCTTGTAGGGGTGGTGCTCGTCGCGGACGAACCCGCGCTGCCCCAGCGCCACCCGCAGCCGCTGCTGGCCCCAGCGCTCCAGCCCGATGATGTGGGTCAGCACGCCCCGGTTGGCGTCGGTGTCGGCGGCGCGGGCGGCGCGCTGCGCGAGCAGGAGGCCGCCGCGCTCCAGCCCCTGCCCCAGCTCGGGGTAGCTCAGGCGGGCGGCGGGGCGCTCCAGCGCCTGCGCCACGAACAGGTCTTTCACGTCGTCCTTGCGGTAACGCGCCACGTAGGCGGCCCCGGCGGCCACCCCGACGGTCGCCACCGTGACGACGGCGGGCACGAACACTCGGTTGCGTCTGGTCATGAACTCAGTCTAAAGCGTGTCCAGCAGCCCGGCGCGGAACTTCCACCACGCCCCCCGGCAGGCCGATCAAGCTCACCCACGAGTCGGGCGGGCAGGGCAAGGTCTCCAGCAGCATCAGCGGGTGGGCCAGGGTGTACTCGGGCACGCCGAGCTTCAGCCCCTGCGCCCCCCAGCCGAAACCCTTGCCCAGCCGCCCCCCCGCGCGGTCGGCGGCGACGCAGGCGAGGACGGCGGCCTGGGCGCCCTGCGGCCTCAGGCGGGGTTCGCCCACCTGCGGCATCGCTTTCAGGACCGCGCCCGCCGGGTCGCGCAGCTGCCAGTACCAGCCTGCCTTGTGCTGGTGGGGGACATAGAGGGTGACCCCGGCTTGCAGGGCCAGCCGCCGCAGCGGCTGGAGGGCGCGCTCGGGGCCGACGATCAGCGTCCGCAGCGCGGCGACCTCCGGGTGGGCCCGCAAGGCGGCGGCGGCCTCCCGCGCTCCTGTGAAGTGGGGATGGTGCCCGTGCGGCGGCAGCGGATACGCGCAGGCCCGCGCCCGCAGCAGCGCCGTCCAGACCGCGTCGCGCTGGGCGCCGGGCGAGGTGGGCGGCGGGGTCCCGGTCAAGGCGGCTCAGCCTTCTCCCATCTCCTCCAGGGTGGGTTTACGGGTCTGGTTGGGGGTGGGGCCGGGAAAGCGCGGGTTGGCCTTGCGGCCCTCGTCGTGGGGATAGACGCGGGCGTCCACCCGGGTCTCCTGGGGGTCACGCAGCTTGTAGCGGGTGACCCTGGCAGGCAGACCCATCGCGATGCCGTGGGGCGGGATGTCGCCGCGCAGCAGGGCGTGGGTGGCGAGCATCGCGTCGTCACTGATCACGCTGCCCGCCAGCACGGTCGAGTGGTAGGTCACGCGGGCGCCGCGCCCGATCACCGTGCGGCGCAGGGTCACGTCGGGGCCGTCCAGGACCGAGTGGGTGTGGCTGTAGATGTTCACGTAGTCGCTGACCGACGCCCCGTCGTGCAGCTCGATGCCGCCGATGTCGTCCAGCAGCACGTGGCGGTGAACCACGACGTTGTCCCCGACCTCCATGTTGTAGCCCACCGAGAACTCCACGTTCTGCCAGCACTTGAAGTCGCGCCCCACCCGCCGGAAGATCCGCTCCGCGAGCAGGCGCCGCACCGGGATCCCGGTGACCGGGTTTTGCCCGACCGGGGTCAGGTCGAGGTTTTTCCACAGCCACAGCAGCGGCTTGACCGGGGCGAACTGCGCCGGGTCGGTCGCCAAGTAGTACTCGGCCTCAAAGGTCACGTTGCGCGCGTCGAGGTTCAGGGCGGCCAGCGGCGCGTCTGCCAGCAGTTGCCCGTACTCGCGCCCGTAGATCGCCTGCGCCAGCACCTCGCGGGCCAGCACGTTCCGGTCGGTCGCGGGGTCCGCGAGCCTCGCTTCCAGGTCCCGCAAAAAGTCGTTGTACGCGGCCTGCGCGTTCTCGTCGATGCTCACCGGCTTCAGCCACGTCACGTCCGCCACTGTAGCGCGCGGCCCCGCCGCCGCCATAGAGTTTAAAGCGGTTTTGGAAAACGTCTGGGACCGCCTCCCCCCACAGCGCCCGGAAACCCGCGTGCTGGCGCGGGCGCGGCGCGGCAAGATGCCCTAGACAGGGACGCGCGGCTCAGAGGGGAGACGAGGCGGCGGCCCCGGCTTCCGCATGGCCCTCCAGCACCTGCACCGCGTAGCCCAGGGCGCGGGCGGCGCGTTCGGTGGTCGGCAGCGCCGCCGCGCCGGGCAGCGCCAGCAGGTGCAGTTCGCGCACGGCGCGGCCCCGCAGCTCGGCGTCCAGGGCGGTGCGGGCAAAGGCGTCCGGCCCGGCGGCCCGCAGCGGCAGGTCGCCCGCCTCCGCGCGGAAGTCGGGGTGGTGGACCCACCCGCGCGAGAAGGTCTCGCCGGGTGTGCCTGCCGCCCCGTCCCACTGCACGTGCACGATCAGCTGTCCTGCCGCCCGCGCCGCCTCGACCCGCGCCTGCCAGCGCCGCGACACGGCCTGCTCGTCGGGCCGCCCTTCCAGGTGGTGGCGCTGGGCGGTGAGCAGGACCAGGGCCACGGGCGTGAGGGTCATGGCAAAGAGGATAGCGGGAGCAGGGGAGGCG from Deinococcus budaensis carries:
- a CDS encoding DUF488 family protein; protein product: MISPPALLTVGYEGAQLADFLNTLRAAGVTRLVDTRERAQSRRPGYSKTALSRALEEQGIGYTHLRPLGTPPSLRKAYRLEHDFALLERGYHAHLAAQGEALEQLGALAAQERTCLLCYEADPETCHRSLIAARLQALGLVGETVHLRVPGAPVMGAPGTRQ
- a CDS encoding DinB family protein → MTRRNRVFVPAVVTVATVGVAAGAAYVARYRKDDVKDLFVAQALERPAARLSYPELGQGLERGGLLLAQRAARAADTDANRGVLTHIIGLERWGQQRLRVALGQRGFVRDEHHPYKPGAGTTLRELQDLLSQTRSQTVDLARQLAAAPPQDGLTVEHNGLGELTPKAWLRYLTQHADLESRRLRGAKDVKALGE
- a CDS encoding 5-formyltetrahydrofolate cyclo-ligase; the encoded protein is MTGTPPPTSPGAQRDAVWTALLRARACAYPLPPHGHHPHFTGAREAAAALRAHPEVAALRTLIVGPERALQPLRRLALQAGVTLYVPHQHKAGWYWQLRDPAGAVLKAMPQVGEPRLRPQGAQAAVLACVAADRAGGRLGKGFGWGAQGLKLGVPEYTLAHPLMLLETLPCPPDSWVSLIGLPGGVVEVPRRAAGHALD
- a CDS encoding acyltransferase; translation: MTWLKPVSIDENAQAAYNDFLRDLEARLADPATDRNVLAREVLAQAIYGREYGQLLADAPLAALNLDARNVTFEAEYYLATDPAQFAPVKPLLWLWKNLDLTPVGQNPVTGIPVRRLLAERIFRRVGRDFKCWQNVEFSVGYNMEVGDNVVVHRHVLLDDIGGIELHDGASVSDYVNIYSHTHSVLDGPDVTLRRTVIGRGARVTYHSTVLAGSVISDDAMLATHALLRGDIPPHGIAMGLPARVTRYKLRDPQETRVDARVYPHDEGRKANPRFPGPTPNQTRKPTLEEMGEG
- a CDS encoding isochorismatase family protein, with translation MTLTPVALVLLTAQRHHLEGRPDEQAVSRRWQARVEAARAAGQLIVHVQWDGAAGTPGETFSRGWVHHPDFRAEAGDLPLRAAGPDAFARTALDAELRGRAVRELHLLALPGAAALPTTERAARALGYAVQVLEGHAEAGAAASSPL